A stretch of the Vitis vinifera cultivar Pinot Noir 40024 chromosome 16, ASM3070453v1 genome encodes the following:
- the LOC100257525 gene encoding hydroxymethylglutaryl-CoA synthase has translation MASSPKNVGILAMEIYFPRTCVQQEALEAHDGASKGKYTIGLGQDCTAFCTEVEDVISMSLTAVASLLEKYEIDPKQIGRLEVGSETVIDKSKSIKTFLMQIFEESGNTDIEGVDSTNACYGGTAALFNCINWVESSSWDGRHGLVVCTDNAVYAEGPARPTGGAAAIAMLVGPGAPIAFESKFKGSHMSHAYDFYKPNLASEYPIFYPPSFSLETQLLLCVFVFVEFIWCTLVRFTVYCFCLISLVDEAAREKLAPFSALSKDESYQSRDLETATQQEAKHLYDAKVQPTTLLPKQVGNMYTASLYAAFASLLHNKNDSLAGKRVIMFSYGSGLTATMFSFQLQNGQHPFSLLNIAMVMNVSEKLKSRLEFPPEKFVKTLKLMEHRYGAKAFVMSKDCSLLASGTYYLTEVDSMYRRFYAKKPGDGDNTD, from the exons GAAGCTTTGGAGGCTCATGATGGTGCCAGCAAAGGAAAATACACTATTGGGCTTGGACAAGATTGCACGGCATTTTGTACAGAGGTGGAAGATGTCATCTCTATGAG TTTGACTGCTGTTGCTTCCCTCCTTGAGAAATATGAGATTGATCCAAAGCAAATTGGACGGCTGGAAGTTGGCAGTGAAACTGTGATAGACAAAAGCAAGTCCATTAAGACCTTCCTAATGCAAATTTTTGAG GAATCTGGTAATACTGACATTGAAGGAGTGGATTCAACAAATGCATGCTATGGTGGGACTGCAGCTTTATTCAATTGTATAAATTGGGTGGAGAGTAGTTCATGGGATGGGCGTCATGGACTTGTTGTGTGCACCGACAATGCT GTCTATGCAGAAGGTCCAGCCCGACCAACTGGAGGAGCAGCTGCCATTGCCATGCTAGTAGGACCTGGTGCACCTATTGCTTTTGAAAGCAAATTTAAAGGCAGTCATATGTCTCATGCCTATGACTTCTACAAGCCCAATCTTGCGAGTGAATACCCT ATCTTCTACCCCCCCTCCTTTAGTCTTGAAACTCAATTACttttgtgtgtgtttgtgtttGTGGAATTTATCTGGTGTACACTTGTCAGGTTTACCGTTTACTGCTTTTGTCTGATCAGCCTTGTTGATGAGGCCGCAAGAGAAAAGCTAGCTCCATTTTCAGCCCTATCTAAGGATGAGAGCTACCAGAGCCGGGATCTTGAAACA GCAACACAGCAGGAAGCAAagcatctatatgatgcaaAGGTGCAACCAACAACTTTGTTACCAAAACAAGTTGGCAACATGTACACTGCATCTCTTTATGCGGCATTTGCATCCCTTCTTCACAATAAGAATGATTCACTG GCAGGTAAGCGGGTAATAATGTTTTCTTATGGGAGTGGTCTAACTGCCACAATGTTCTCATTCCAACTTCAGAATGGTCAACATCCATTCAGTTTGTTGAACATTGCAATGGTGATGAATGTCTCTGAGAAGTTGAAATCAAGACTTGAG TTTCCTCCTGAAAAATTTGTCAAAACATTGAAGCTAATGGAGCATCGCTATGGTGCCAAGGCCTTTGTGATGAGCAAGGACTGTAGCTTGCTGGCTTCAGGCACCTATTATCTTACTGAAGTTGACTCTATGTACCGGAGATTCTATGCCAAGAAGCCTGGGGATGGCGACAACACTGAT